Proteins encoded by one window of Ostrinia nubilalis chromosome 23, ilOstNubi1.1, whole genome shotgun sequence:
- the LOC135083169 gene encoding uncharacterized protein LOC135083169, with translation MILLKFLPVALLLHRQVLAKVPIMDVIRQWQSIAWCKPDWCFPSMSKETNELLRQCANLPKLELSDDVEEIIKKSKAFPIPFPIETIRLERLKMRRPIERLKKNIASTYPVIHERVLLLMTHFLIYKREFGSSIEKAFYKDMTVPELIDRLLKKRAAVFMGPEDTYKLVTGQESEDGWESVGTLQQKPPLLLENCLSYDEMKLSAFVYVSSPTECINNGSRHNEGVESDDDAETHAVIVGQIGARFERTNRMDYEDIVITEQQNRLENGYGEEVTPTTCLNVLKTTYVRNNQSARHMWRQMWAEFYQVHSVTYEELISYVTIETKSEEKQYTDRYIPIGDTVVFDNEVYYKRISVLAESALLEAEHRAKEAEKDAFVNVIGCGLGVWSLSRHQNDVYILTFLERIRSFLKKDLLNHVSDVNFAYIRPSSGIVNLFSVEKRIFLESKRHPRGGINVQLENREPSAKLTGEHEGKLLVMNYPWDGNALPGNEFWLGSLSGSGDPATASSTQVSELHNPHINPFVTGHNTRVVGKHGMKTLSEYCASYT, from the exons ATGATTTTGTTGAAGTTTCTGCCTGTGGCGTTGTTACTGCACAGGCAAGTTTTG GCAAAAGTTCCCATAATGGATGTAATCAGGCAATGGCAGAGTATAGCTTG GTGCAAACCAGACTGGTGTTTCCCCAGCATGAGTAAGGAGACGAATGAGCTGTTACGTCAGTGCGCTAACCTGCCCAAATTGGAGTTGTCCGATGACGTCGAAGAGATTATCAAGAAGAGCAAGGCTTTTCCCATACCGTTTCCTATTGAGACTATAAG ACTAGAGAGACTCAAAATGCGCAGACCGATCGAAAGACTGAAGAAAAACATAGCGTCAACctatcctgtcatacatgagaGGGTACTGCTGTTGATGACACATTTTCTCATTTACAAAAG AGAGTTCGGTTCGAGCATAGAGAAGGCCTTCTACAAAGACATGACCGTGCCAGAACTGATCGACAGGCTACTGAAGAAGCGAGCGGCTGTCTTCATGGGCCCAGAGGATACCTACAAATTGGTGACTGGACaagaaag CGAAGACGGCTGGGAATCAGTGGGCACATTACAACAGAAGCCACCGCTACTCCTAGAAAACTGTCTAAGCTACGATGAGATGAAGTTATCAGCCTTTGTATATGTTAGCAGCCCTACGGAATGCATCAACAATGGATCCAGGCATAATGAAGGGGTTGAGAGCGATGATGATGCGGAGACACACGCTGTTATTGTGG GTCAAATAGGCGCTCGTTTCGAGCGTACCAACCGTATGGATTACGAGGATATCGTAATAACTGAACAGCAGAACCGCCTTGAGAATGGTTATGGTGAAGAGGTCACGCCTACAACTTGCCTCAATGTACTGAAGACTACTTACGTGCGAAATAACCAGTCGGCCAGGCATATGTGGCGGCAAATGTGGGCAGAATTCTATCAG GTGCACAGCGTAACCTACGAAGAACTAATCTCATACGTAACAATAGAAACGAAATCGGAAGAGAAGCAATACACAGACCGGTACATACCAATCGGCGATACAGTAGTGTTCGACAATGAAGTATACTATAAGCGGATAAGCGTGCTAGCGGAGAGCGCGCTGCTTGAAGCGGAGCACAGGGCCAAGGAAGCGGAGAAGGACGCGTTTGTGAATGTGATTGGATGTG GTCTTGGCGTTTGGTCACTATCTCGCCACCAAAACGACGTATACATCCTAACGTTCCTCGAACGAATCCGCTCTTTCCTCAAAAAGGACCTTCTGAACCACGTATCCGACGTCAATTTCGCGTACATACGTCCCAGCAGTGGGATTGTGAACCTATTCAGCGTGGAGAAGAGGATATTCTTGGAGAGTAAAAGACATCCTAGAGGTGGGATTAATGTTCAGCTGGAGAATCGGGAGCCGTCTGCCAAGTTGACGGGAGAACATGAAGGGAAGTTGTTGGTGATGAATTACCCGTGGGACGGGAATGCGCTTCCTGGGAATGAGTTTTG GCTAGGCAGTCTGTCCGGCTCAGGCGATCCGGCCACCGCATCCTCAACCCAAGTGTCCGAACTCCACAACCCGCACATCAACCCGTTCGTAACCGGACACAACACAAGGGTAGTCGGCAAACACGGCATGAAGACGCTGTCCGAATACTGTGCTAGTTATACGTAG